The genomic region GTTGAACTTGTACTCATCGCGCTGGTCTTTCGGGATGCTCGACAGGCTGGCGTTGCGGGCGGCGGCCTGGTCGGTCAGGCCGATCTTGTCGCCGGAGATGTCGAAACGCTCGATTTGGCCAGGCGTCAGGTCGTAGACCGAGTCGTACACGCCGCGGTACAGCACGAACAGGTCGGAACGCTCGATGAACGGGATGTTGTACTTGCCGAACGCTTTGCCGCGCTGCAGCCACTTGTACTCCAGGCGGAGCTTGAGGCTGTTGCGCTGCATGATGAACGCCCATTTGTCGATGTCGGGATGACGGAAGATGTTCGTCGTCCGCAGATGTCCGCCGAGGTCCACGCTCGCGCTGCGATAGATGGCGTGAGCGTACGACGGTGCGAGCACCGTCAAGCAGACCGCTACCTTCAGGAAGGTCGATAGCCTTTTCATTCCAAACCCTCTCTTTTTTCAGGTCTTTGAACTGCCGGGACCCTCATCCTCGGCGGTCATCTTCACTTGAAGTTCAGGCATTAGAACATCCCAGCCATTCTTGGGCAACCGAAACGAACCGTTCAAAAACGATGACTTGCGTAGGAGTGTGCAGTTGTCGCATCGGCAGGGTGCGTTTATGGAGAGCATTGCGCGACGAGATCCATGCAGGAGGAGAGGGAACGGGTCCGGTGGCCCGGCCGGTCTTCAAAACCGTGATGTCGGTCTCAACGACCGGCGGAGGGTTCGACTCCCTCCCTTCTCCGCCACTTTCTTGCTGCTTTGATCTGCTCCGCAGGTCGGCCGCCGATGACGAGCACCTGGCCATCACCGGTCGTCCAGGCAACCGTCATCCAGCTCGGCATCGGTTCGAGACCGAGCTCGCCTAAAAATTTCGATCGCGTCAGCAGTGCGGCATCGCTTCCCGCGAAAAGCTCCGGAACGGCAGACTCGGGATCGTCGGCACGGCGGATATACCTTCCCGCGTAGAACGCGAGCGCGTGCGGCGCCACGCGATAGCTCGTGATGACGCCGTAGGTAGGCAGGTACTCGCGCACGATGCCGGCCGCTTCGCGCTGGCTCTCGTTCGCATTGACCGCGTCGGCGGCGCTTCCGTACACCATCGCGACCAGCGCGAGAGAGGAGCCGACCATCGCCGCAGGAACCGCCGGGGTTTCGCGCGCATGGCGATATGTCCAGAACGCGATCGCGACCGCGGGAATCGCAAGAATCGCGCTGTAGGAAGTCGAAGGGGCTTCGATGACGACCCATACCGCGCCGCCCACCGCGATTGCCGCAGCGAAAATCGTCCAGCCGACGGCAGCAAACTCGACGGCGCGCGGCAGCTCAACGCGTCGCGTTAGCCGATCGTCGACATACGCCGCAGTGATCGCGAGCAGCGGTGGAAACGCGCCGAGAACGTAGGTCGGGACCTTGGTCTGCGCGAAGCTGAAGAATCCGATGACGACGGTGGTCCACGCGAGCGCATGCCGCACACCGGCCGATGGAGTCTTCCATGCGGCCGCGAGCGCCGGTCCGAGAAGGATGCTCCACGGCAGCAGCACGACCGGCATCGCGAGCAGATAGAAGAACCACGGCTGCTGGTGCGCGAGCGCGCCCGGCACGGCGTAGCGTGCAAAATTGTGCTGCCACAGGAACGTCCGGATGTAGGCCGGATCGGTTGCATAGGCGGCCGCGTACCAGGGTCCCGCGATCGCGGCGACGACGAGCGCGCCTCGAAACGGATGGAGCCGCAGCAGCAGCAGTGGACGCCGTTCGAACGCAGCGGCGACGACGGCGACTCCGCCGACCACCACGAGCGCGACCGGTCCCTTGGCCAGCACGCCAATGGCGATGCACGCGTAAATCGGCCAGACGACGCGCCTGCGTTCCGGAGGATCGTTCAGCACGAGCCCGAGCCAGGCCAGCGCGCCGGTCAGCGAGGCCGTCAGCAGCATGTCGATGACGACGTAGCGGCCGACCGCGATGAAGAAGAGCGTGCTTCCCATCATCAGCGTCGTCCAGCGCGCCGCACCGGTACCCCACGCCGCCCGGACCCAGATCGACGTCATCACGGTCGAGAACAACGCTCCGGCAACCGAAGGGAGCCGCGCCGCCCACGAGCTCTGGCCGAACAGCCACAGCGACGCACCGGTCAGCCAGTAAAACAGCGCAGGCTTGTCGTAATACGGCTCGCCGTAGATCCGCGGAGCGAGCCAGTTGCCCTCGAGGAACATCTCGCGGGCGATCTCGGCGTGGCGTGCTTCATCGGGCGTCAGCAGGTCGACACGGCCGAGCCATGCAACGAGCGCGAACAGGACCACAAGCCACGGCAGGGCCCGGGCGAGTGGACCGTCATCGCGCGGCTGGAGCACAGGCGCGGATACTCCGCGCCGCGCGAGATCGCCAGTCGACGATCGGCACGTGTCCGGGAGCCTTACGGAACGAACGCGAGCGTGAACGGTGCCTGTCCGAGCGAAATCGGCCTGGCGGTGATCTCGGAGATGTCGCTCCCGCCGGCAACACGGAAGATGCGAATCCCGGAAGGATCGTCGTTGTCTTCGCCGCGATAGGCCACCCACAGCTCGCCGGTCTCGGTCATTTCGATGTCGCTGATCAGCGCTTGGCTCGACAGCAGCACCTTCTTGATCTTGCGCTGCACGAGATCGATCTCGACCACCGAGTTGGATTCCTGGTCGGCGATGATCGCGAACGCGCGGCCGGTGCCGACGATGACGAAGTCGAAGATGTTCGCATGGATGTCCGCGCCGGTGAGCAGGACGCCGGCGGACTGCATGGTCGACGGGTCGATGGCTTCGATTGCGCCGTCCTCGAGGTTGCTGCCGTCGCCCGTGTCGTCCGGAATTCGTCCCGGACCGCCGACAAAGATGCGATTCTGAAACTCGTCGTACGGAAGTCCCTTGGTGGCGGCGAACGGGTTCGCGAACGACAGTGCAATGCTTCCTTTCAGCGTGTCGGTGGCAGTGTCGATCA from Candidatus Limnocylindrales bacterium harbors:
- a CDS encoding glycosyltransferase family 39 protein, producing MLQPRDDGPLARALPWLVVLFALVAWLGRVDLLTPDEARHAEIAREMFLEGNWLAPRIYGEPYYDKPALFYWLTGASLWLFGQSSWAARLPSVAGALFSTVMTSIWVRAAWGTGAARWTTLMMGSTLFFIAVGRYVVIDMLLTASLTGALAWLGLVLNDPPERRRVVWPIYACIAIGVLAKGPVALVVVGGVAVVAAAFERRPLLLLRLHPFRGALVVAAIAGPWYAAAYATDPAYIRTFLWQHNFARYAVPGALAHQQPWFFYLLAMPVVLLPWSILLGPALAAAWKTPSAGVRHALAWTTVVIGFFSFAQTKVPTYVLGAFPPLLAITAAYVDDRLTRRVELPRAVEFAAVGWTIFAAAIAVGGAVWVVIEAPSTSYSAILAIPAVAIAFWTYRHARETPAVPAAMVGSSLALVAMVYGSAADAVNANESQREAAGIVREYLPTYGVITSYRVAPHALAFYAGRYIRRADDPESAVPELFAGSDAALLTRSKFLGELGLEPMPSWMTVAWTTGDGQVLVIGGRPAEQIKAARKWRRREGVEPSAGR